A stretch of the Bacteroidota bacterium genome encodes the following:
- a CDS encoding sigma-70 family RNA polymerase sigma factor, producing the protein MRQLKITKQVTNRETASLDKYLQEIGKVELITADEEVLLAQRIKQGDRAALEKLTKANLRFVVSVSKQYQNQGLSLPDLINEGNLGLIKAAQRFDETRGFKFISYAVWWIRQSILQALAEQSRIVRLPLNKIGAINKINKAYAKLEQKFEREPNHDEIADLLECSETEVKESIKNSGRHISMDAPLVQDEDNNMYDVLRNDEGPTPETELLYDSLRKEIDRAVSTLTPREADVVKLYFGLNGGHPMTLEEIGEKFDLTRERVRQIKEKAIRRLKHTSRSKILKTYLG; encoded by the coding sequence ATGCGACAACTAAAAATCACCAAACAGGTTACCAATCGCGAAACAGCTTCTTTGGACAAATACCTGCAAGAAATTGGAAAAGTAGAACTCATTACTGCTGATGAAGAAGTATTACTGGCTCAACGAATTAAACAAGGCGATAGAGCTGCTTTAGAAAAGCTTACGAAAGCTAACTTAAGGTTCGTTGTTTCAGTATCAAAACAGTATCAAAATCAAGGTTTAAGTTTGCCCGATTTAATTAATGAAGGTAATTTAGGTTTGATTAAAGCGGCACAACGTTTCGACGAAACCAGAGGATTTAAGTTTATTTCCTATGCCGTTTGGTGGATCCGACAATCAATCCTTCAAGCATTAGCTGAGCAATCACGTATTGTACGTTTACCCTTAAATAAAATCGGGGCGATCAATAAGATTAACAAAGCTTATGCAAAACTTGAGCAAAAATTTGAGCGCGAACCAAATCATGATGAAATTGCTGATTTACTTGAATGTTCGGAAACTGAGGTTAAAGAATCCATTAAGAATTCAGGTCGTCACATTTCAATGGACGCTCCATTGGTGCAGGATGAAGACAATAACATGTACGATGTTCTCAGAAACGATGAAGGCCCAACTCCTGAAACCGAACTATTGTATGATTCGCTCCGAAAAGAAATTGACAGGGCTGTTTCTACCCTTACCCCTCGTGAAGCTGACGTAGTAAAACTGTACTTTGGCTTAAATGGCGGACATCCAATGACTTTAGAAGAAATTGGTGAAAAATTTGACCTTACACGTGAAAGAGTTAGGCAAATAAAAGAAAAAGCAATAAGGAGGTTAAAACACACCTCACGAAGCAAAATACTTAAAACTTATTTAGGTTAA
- a CDS encoding ribulose-phosphate 3-epimerase, with protein sequence MSHLIAPSLLSADFGNLKSDIELINRSKADWFHVDVMDGIFVPNISFGQPIIKQIKKHAQKPLDVHLMIIDPDRYFQDFKDAGADILTIHYEACNHLHRSIQAIKALGMKAGVVLNPHTPVHVLEDIITELDLVLLMSVNPGFGGQKFIENTFNKISKLKKLIKDNKANTLIEIDGGVTLQNAPKLINAGANVLVAGNTVFASQNPEQTIAELKQIQT encoded by the coding sequence ATGAGCCATTTAATTGCCCCCTCATTATTATCAGCCGACTTTGGAAATTTAAAATCCGACATCGAACTCATAAACAGAAGCAAAGCCGACTGGTTTCATGTGGATGTAATGGATGGTATTTTTGTTCCAAATATTTCATTCGGTCAGCCCATTATTAAACAGATCAAAAAACACGCTCAGAAACCTTTAGACGTGCATTTAATGATTATCGATCCCGATCGGTATTTTCAAGACTTTAAAGATGCAGGTGCGGATATCCTCACCATTCATTACGAAGCCTGCAATCATTTACATCGTTCTATCCAAGCCATAAAAGCCTTGGGGATGAAAGCCGGGGTCGTATTAAACCCACATACTCCTGTTCATGTTCTTGAAGATATTATTACAGAACTTGACCTAGTTCTGCTCATGTCAGTTAATCCCGGTTTTGGGGGACAAAAATTTATTGAAAACACATTCAACAAGATTTCAAAACTTAAAAAACTGATTAAAGACAATAAAGCAAATACCCTTATAGAAATAGATGGTGGAGTTACCCTCCAAAATGCGCCTAAACTTATCAATGCAGGGGCAAATGTTTTAGTTGCCGGAAATACCGTGTTTGCTTCACAAAATCCGGAACAAACCATTGCTGAATTAAAACAAATTCAAACTTAA